GCGGGTAGGCCTGCATCCGGCGCCGCGACCCCACCTCGACTACCAAAGCAGAGCCACCAGGAAGAATACAAACGAAACAGGATCTGCGCAGGGACGACGACCAATCACCACAAGAAAGAATCTTTATGGTAAATGATCTGGAAGAACTACCGAGAGCAGTTCCGGCCCGCCGGGAGGATCGAACATCCCGGCGGGCTGAAACATCAACACAACCGGTCGTCCTCGAGGAAAATCAAGACGAGCCGCCCGATAGCCTCCCCCGGGAGTGGCTCATCGATTATTCTCCTCCAGCGGGACGACCGTCAGCGCTGTTTCTATGATCCCTTGCAGCATTTTCTCGTCCGGGTACACCGCGCTCATGACGCGGACCCCCTGGATCACCATCGCGAAGAAGTCGGAAATACGCTGAACATTGGCGTCCTCCGGTATCTCACCGAGCCCCCTGGCGGTGTGCAGGGAGGCGGAGAGCAATTCCCGCAGAGCCGTGATCGCGTCCTGGACGATCCTGTGCGTTCCCGGATCGTGCGGGACGCGCTCGATCACCGCGTTGACCAGCATGCAGCCAGGACGCCCCGGAACAGCCAGCGCGTCCTCGATCCGCCCGGTGAGCAGGTTCCACAGTGCTTCGCGGATGGGCATCTGCCGTAGCAGTTGCGAACGCATGACCTCCGTTACCTGCTCGACGTATCGTCGCAGAGCCTTCGCGTACAGGTTCTCCTTGCTGTGGAAGGCCGCGTAGAGTGACCCTCTCCCGACCCCGGCGGCTTCGGCCAGGTCCTGGACAGAGGTGGCCTC
The sequence above is a segment of the Actinopolyspora saharensis genome. Coding sequences within it:
- a CDS encoding TetR/AcrR family transcriptional regulator, whose protein sequence is MGRAREFDTDRVLLQVMGVFWEKGYEATSVQDLAEAAGVGRGSLYAAFHSKENLYAKALRRYVEQVTEVMRSQLLRQMPIREALWNLLTGRIEDALAVPGRPGCMLVNAVIERVPHDPGTHRIVQDAITALRELLSASLHTARGLGEIPEDANVQRISDFFAMVIQGVRVMSAVYPDEKMLQGIIETALTVVPLEENNR